AGCCCGCGCCGACTTCGAGAATCACAATCTTGAGCTTCGGAAATTTGTCGAAGGTCCCGTACTGCATGAAACTCGCGAGCGCATGGCGCGTCGCATCCGAGGCCGTGATGCTGAGGAACCAATGCTGCTTGCGAATGTACTCCCGGTCGTACCGCCCGGGCCAGCACCATTGCGGCTCGAGCGAAACGTGGATGCCCAGCGGGACATCGAGTTCCTGCGCTTTGGCGAACAGTGGATCATGGTCCGGATGGGCGTGCGGCTTGCGCGTCGGCACGAACTGCACAACCCAGCCGCCCTTGTGACCGGCCTTGACCGCGCGCTCAAGCTCGACTGCGGCCGCCGCCGGATCCGTCAGCGACAGATGCGCGACCGGAATCAGCCGTCCGCGGCTGCCCGCACTCCAATCTACGGCCCAGCGGTTGTAGGCCCGGCACATCGCCTGTGAATACTCGACCTCGTTGGTGTCAGTCTCCCAGGTCAGCGCCAGGCTCGGGTAGATAATCGCAGCGTCGAGCCCTTCGAGGTCGAGGCGCTTGATCCGGTCATTGGCGTCGCAGGCGCCCAGCGGAACTTTCGTGCCATAGCGCGTGCGCCGATCAAAGTCGCCCCCGGAATTACGCGTGATCTGGCCCATCTGCGCCAGCGTGCCGAAGGCCCCGCCGCGGCTCACCCGCGAGGGTTCGCCGTTGACTTCCAGATACTCGAGCCCGGCCTCGTCGACCTTGAGCCGTACAGCCTTCTCGCGATATTTCGCCTCGCAGTATTCCTCCCAGCAGTTCGCGGCCTCCAGGATGTGGCCGTCGGCGTCGATCGCTCCGGGATATTTAAGCTTGCGGATTTTTTCCTCGACTTGCGCCATTTTCTGTGCCTCGATTCGAGTTGGGATTTCGTAACCTGGCCGCTCCCTAGTATTTTCGTGCGCGGCGCGACGGTCAAGCTGATCGCTGAATTGTTAACCGACCCAGAACTTGTAGCCGATCACGCCCCAACTGGCCAGATAGGCTGTCATCAAAGCGAACGTTGTCGCCACCGTCGTCCAATAAATTCGTCCCGAGGTCGCGCTCGCGCGCACGCGCAGCATGATCAGCGCGAGCACAAACCCGCCCGCCGAGAGCATCGCGGAGGCCCAGCCGCCGACGAAGAAGGCGAGCGTGCGCGCATTGAAGTAGGCCACTCGAGAACCACCCGACGCCGCGATCTTATTGCAGACGAGCAGGCAGCCGGCCGCCGGCGCCAGCGCCAGGCCCACCAGCTCGTAGCCCCGGCCCAGGCCGCCGGTGAAGAGCGCGGCGGCCAGCCACAACAGCGCCGCCGGCGGCGCCGTCAGGATCACGACCAGCGCCCCGCGCACCAGCCACAGTCGGATGAGCGGCCACGCGCTGGTCGTTCTGCGGTAGCCGGCGCCCTCGGACTGCACCATCCGCGCGCCGCCGGCACCCGCGAAGAAGAAGATAGACGGCGTCTCTTCGTCGGCCAAACGGAACTGCCCCTCGGCCAGCGGAATCAGGAGCTGCGCCGGCTTTCCCACCGATCGCTGGTAAAGCCTGCCCTCGTGTTGATAGACGCTGACCGCGCCGTAGATCGCGTCGAGCATCGGGAGCGCGGCCTGCCCCGGCGTCACCAGCTCGTAGCGGCCCGTGAAGCGCTCAACGCCGTCGAGCTTGAGGGCGGGACGTGCGGCCGGTGGCGAGTCCTCCGGGAGACCCTGCAGGAGATAATCCATCAGCAACCGGCGCAGCGCCGTCATCGCGCGATAGGCCCCAGCGTCTTGGCCGTTGATCGCGAAGAAGTACCCAACTCCGGCCGAAGGCACGTATTCGTAGGCCGACAGGTAGCCCTCGATCCCGCCCTCGTTGTTATAGACGCGGCGGCCGCGATCGAGTTCCGCGCCCATCCCCAGCGCATAGCCGAACTCCTCGCCGGCGCGCGCCATGGCTGAGCTGTGCGGGGTTTGCATCTGCGCGACGGACTCCGGGCTGAGGATTTTTCGGCCGTCGAGAGTCCCGCCGTCGAGCAACATGCGGACGAATCGCGCCATCTCCGCCGGCGACGAGATCAGTGCGGTCGCCGCCGCGGGATAGACCGGCTGGTAGGCCACCGCCCGGTGCCCGGCGCGAACATAACCCACCGCCATTCGCGCCGCGATACTCGGCGTCAGCGTGTCGGCGGTTTCGTTCATGCCGAGCGGCATCAGCAGTTCGCGCCGCAGATACTCGTCGTAGGGCAGGCCGCTGACCTTTTGAATCAGATATCCGGCCGCCACGTAGCCGGGATTTGAGTATGAGAAAAACTCGCCCGGCCGCCACCATGAGCGGCGAAGCTCGGGAAAGCGATCGTAGAATTCGACCGCGGACAAAGCCGCTCCACGCGTGTCGAAGTTGAAGAACTGGGCCGGGGTGCAGTCGCGCAAGCCGGCCGTATGCTCGAGCAGTTCCGCAACCGTTACCGGCGCCTGCGCCGCCCACGGATTTTCCAGCCCGAGCTCGGGCGCCAGCCGTGACGCGGCGTCGTCCAGCCGGATTTCCCCCCGCTCCTGCAATTGCATTATCGCGGCCGCGATCAGGCTCTTTTCGATTGAACCGACCCGAAAGAAAGTATCTGCCGTGACCGCCCGCCCGCTCGCCGCATCCGCGACGCCAACCCCGCCGCTCCAGATGACGCCCTCGCGATCGACCAGCGCCACACCCGCGCCGGGGACCTGCACGGCCGCGATTGTCGCCGCGATCTCCTGGCGCAATTGGCTGAGTGTGATCCGCTGGCCGCGACCGCTGCGCGAGGCGCCGACCCGCGCGGTCTGTCCGTGCCCTGAAATCGTCGTCAGCAGCAGCGTCAACAGCGGGAAAATCACCGGCGATAGTACAGCTCGAGCGCTACGCCTACAACGCCCATAACGCAAACCGCCAGTCCGACCGCAGGATTTGCCGGCGAATCCTTTGCGCCAGTGGGGCATAAGCAGATTCTACTATCTTCACTCCGCGGACTCGCTCAGAATGAGTTTGCTACTGCCACTGGCGCCCAGACCCTTCTGTCATTCTCGTATCCGCCGTTGCGCACTCCCGCATAATCGTCTCGCTACTTAGAGTAGCCTTAGGCTATCTTGTCATGCTAAGCGCCGGGGCGGGCCAGCGGAAGGAGCGCAGGATCCTTCCCGTAGACGCCATGCAGAATGCGCTGGCCTGACCTGTGCCCAGCTTCCCTGAGGAACGGGTGGTCGCAATCGTCAAAAAGCCTTATCGAAACATCGCATCCAGCCTGCGGTCGGACTTAACTGCAATCTGACCTTTCAATCGCGATCAACCAATCGTTCATCAAATCTAATCCCGTCCGATTAAGTGAATCTCAGTGCGGCTCAAGGATCGGAGTCAAACTAAAACTAATTAAGCCTATGTAATGAGATGTAAATCTATCTACTTCTATAGGAATTGAAATTATTACATGTCTAACAATTCTTTTAGAGGTTATAACACAAAAATCGATAAACAAATATCTTCTTTCTGACTTGCACTCGCACGCCCCGCTGTGTTCATATTTGGCGCTAAGTTCAGCAACCGGTCGCCTGGTTTATGCGGATAGCCTATTTAGTCAGCGAATATCCGGCAGTCTCCCACACTTTCATCTTGCGGGAGGCAGCCGCACTGCGACGTATGGACTTTCACGTCAAAATCGCCTCAATCAATCCGCCGAAGCAGCCGCTCGCCCGGATGACGGTCGAGGAGCGGGAGGAGGCGGCCGCGACCTTTTATGTCAAAAGCGCAAGCTTGAATCAAATTGCGCGTTCCCATCTCATGACCTTGATGCGAACCCCAGGGACCTATCTGAGCGGGTTGCGCTTCGCGCTCGCGCTCGGCGGCCTGGACTTGCGCCGGATACTCTTCGGGTTCTTCTACTTCGTCGAGGCCGTGATGATCGGTCGCTGGATGGAAGCCGAGGAGCTGCGCCATCTGCATGTTCATTTCGCCAACGCCGCGGCGACCGTCGCACTCATCGCCGCGCGCATTTTTCCCATCAAGTTTTCGCTCACGGTGCATGGTCCGGACGAGTTTTACGACACCGCCGGGACGCTCTTGAAAGAGAAAATCGCCGCGGCCTCGCTGATTTGTTGCATCGGCTATTTTGCCCGCAGTCAACTGATGAAACTGGCGCCGTTCGAACATTGGGACAAACTCGAGGTGGTGCCGCTGGGGGTAAATCCGGAGTTCTTTACCCCCGTCAGCCGCGAGACCGCCGAGCGCTGCGAGATTCTTTGCGTCGGGCGTCTGGTCCCCGCCAAAGGGCAACACATTCTGCTGGCGGCTTTCGCCGAGCTGGTACGCCGCGGCCACGCAGTGCGGCTGCGCCTGGTCGGCGAGGGCCCCGATCGCGCAAGCCTCGAGCGCGCCGTCGCCGCCGCCGGTCTGGGCGAGCAGGTGATCTTCGCCGGCGCGCTCAACCAGGACCAGGTCCGACAACTCTATCGGACCGCTGACCTCTTCGCCCTCGCCAGCTTTGCCGAGGGCATTCCAGTGGTGCTGATGGAGGCGATGGCGATGGCGATTCCCTGTGTCAGCACCTTCGTCGCCGGGATTCCCGAGCTCATCGTCAGTGAACGTGACGGCATTCTCGTGATGCC
This region of Candidatus Binataceae bacterium genomic DNA includes:
- a CDS encoding glycosyltransferase family 4 protein, with amino-acid sequence MREAAALRRMDFHVKIASINPPKQPLARMTVEEREEAAATFYVKSASLNQIARSHLMTLMRTPGTYLSGLRFALALGGLDLRRILFGFFYFVEAVMIGRWMEAEELRHLHVHFANAAATVALIAARIFPIKFSLTVHGPDEFYDTAGTLLKEKIAAASLICCIGYFARSQLMKLAPFEHWDKLEVVPLGVNPEFFTPVSRETAERCEILCVGRLVPAKGQHILLAAFAELVRRGHAVRLRLVGEGPDRASLERAVAAAGLGEQVIFAGALNQDQVRQLYRTADLFALASFAEGIPVVLMEAMAMAIPCVSTFVAGIPELIVSERDGILVMPSDVQALTAALERLLRDPELRRRFGAAGRQRVLEKYDLNHNIRHLAQIFSRRLGELECGIGEISERRQP
- a CDS encoding amidohydrolase family protein translates to MAQVEEKIRKLKYPGAIDADGHILEAANCWEEYCEAKYREKAVRLKVDEAGLEYLEVNGEPSRVSRGGAFGTLAQMGQITRNSGGDFDRRTRYGTKVPLGACDANDRIKRLDLEGLDAAIIYPSLALTWETDTNEVEYSQAMCRAYNRWAVDWSAGSRGRLIPVAHLSLTDPAAAAVELERAVKAGHKGGWVVQFVPTRKPHAHPDHDPLFAKAQELDVPLGIHVSLEPQWCWPGRYDREYIRKQHWFLSITASDATRHALASFMQYGTFDKFPKLKIVILEVGAGWIQYWLDRMDAVYDSVTGRGVPLKEKPSYYFQRNVWVSADPDEKSLPAMVDLCGSERFFWATDFPHPDHTGNYIEELEHFGDKIPDAQQRRDVLGDNLRKVYNLSV
- a CDS encoding serine hydrolase domain-containing protein, encoding MIFPLLTLLLTTISGHGQTARVGASRSGRGQRITLSQLRQEIAATIAAVQVPGAGVALVDREGVIWSGGVGVADAASGRAVTADTFFRVGSIEKSLIAAAIMQLQERGEIRLDDAASRLAPELGLENPWAAQAPVTVAELLEHTAGLRDCTPAQFFNFDTRGAALSAVEFYDRFPELRRSWWRPGEFFSYSNPGYVAAGYLIQKVSGLPYDEYLRRELLMPLGMNETADTLTPSIAARMAVGYVRAGHRAVAYQPVYPAAATALISSPAEMARFVRMLLDGGTLDGRKILSPESVAQMQTPHSSAMARAGEEFGYALGMGAELDRGRRVYNNEGGIEGYLSAYEYVPSAGVGYFFAINGQDAGAYRAMTALRRLLMDYLLQGLPEDSPPAARPALKLDGVERFTGRYELVTPGQAALPMLDAIYGAVSVYQHEGRLYQRSVGKPAQLLIPLAEGQFRLADEETPSIFFFAGAGGARMVQSEGAGYRRTTSAWPLIRLWLVRGALVVILTAPPAALLWLAAALFTGGLGRGYELVGLALAPAAGCLLVCNKIAASGGSRVAYFNARTLAFFVGGWASAMLSAGGFVLALIMLRVRASATSGRIYWTTVATTFALMTAYLASWGVIGYKFWVG